From Polyangium spumosum, a single genomic window includes:
- a CDS encoding aldo/keto reductase translates to MPASFTPVRLGRSDLEVVPLGIAASYGASGRDVEYAFERGIDFYYWGSTRAPDFGEGLKRIGKRSRERMKLVVQSYSRSPTGIGKSLEKALRKLETDYADVLLLGWWNLPPKDAILDAAADLVRRGRARKVMVSCHNRPAFKHLARDSRIDLLMLRYNAAHPGADRDVFPHLTDPRPGVVTYTSTSWGQLLNRKLVPAGERLPRAADCYRFALTSPNIGACWAGPKDKAQIDEALKALEEGPMSEEELAWMRRIGAVVRDKAKLQAGGMGIADRLINLYSGFGFRTTTELGDG, encoded by the coding sequence ATGCCTGCATCCTTTACCCCGGTCCGCCTTGGTCGCAGCGACCTCGAAGTCGTGCCCCTCGGAATCGCGGCGAGTTACGGCGCCAGTGGTCGCGACGTGGAGTACGCCTTCGAGCGTGGGATCGATTTCTACTACTGGGGCTCGACCCGCGCGCCTGATTTCGGCGAGGGCCTGAAGCGCATCGGAAAGCGTAGCCGCGAGCGGATGAAGCTCGTCGTCCAGAGCTACTCGCGCTCGCCGACCGGGATCGGCAAATCCCTCGAAAAGGCGCTCCGCAAGCTGGAGACGGACTACGCGGACGTCCTCTTGCTCGGCTGGTGGAACCTGCCGCCGAAGGACGCGATCCTCGACGCCGCCGCTGATCTCGTGCGCCGCGGCCGCGCGCGCAAGGTGATGGTCTCCTGCCACAACCGCCCCGCCTTCAAGCACCTCGCCCGTGATTCCCGCATCGACCTTTTGATGCTCCGCTACAACGCGGCCCACCCCGGCGCGGACAGGGACGTGTTCCCGCATTTGACCGATCCGCGACCTGGAGTCGTCACCTACACCTCGACCTCGTGGGGCCAGCTCCTCAATCGCAAGCTCGTCCCCGCAGGCGAGCGCCTGCCGCGCGCCGCGGACTGTTACCGATTCGCGCTCACGAGCCCGAACATCGGCGCCTGCTGGGCGGGGCCGAAGGACAAGGCGCAGATCGACGAGGCGCTGAAGGCGCTGGAAGAGGGGCCGATGAGCGAGGAGGAGCTCGCGTGGATGCGGCGTATCGGCGCCGTGGTGCGCGACAAGGCGAAGCTCCAGGCCGGCGGGATGGGCATCGCGGACCGGCTGATCAACCTCTACTCGGGCTTCGGGTTCCGCACCACGACGGAGCTCGGTGACGGCTGA